Genomic window (Campylobacter concisus):
CTAAAGCTTCTTGTGCTTTTAGGAAGTGGGTGGTTAAGAGAGTTTCGATCTTGCCACCAAGCGGGCAAGCTTTGGGTGAGTCAGAGTGGATCTTGAAAAGTTTTTCTTTATTATTTACTGCTTTAAAAATTTGAAGGAGGGTTATATCTTTTGGCTCTTTTGCAAGACTCACACCACCAACTCCAGCTACGACATTCACGAGTCCTGCAGCCTTTAGAGTGCCAAGCAGACGCCTAACTAT
Coding sequences:
- a CDS encoding Rrf2 family transcriptional regulator produces the protein MQVGIKFSIAIHVVLAACFFKDEKVTSEFIAGSINTNPVIVRRLLGTLKAAGLVNVVAGVGGVSLAKEPKDITLLQIFKAVNNKEKLFKIHSDSPKACPLGGKIETLLTTHFLKAQEAL